AGTGACCTTCCCCGAAGATCAGACGTGTTGCGGACAGCCTGCCTATAACGCCGGCTACCGCGAGGACGCTCGCACGCTCGCCTTGCGCTTCCTGGACGTTTTCGAGGGTGCCAGGGTGATCGTGACGCCGTCGGGATCCTGCGCGGCGATGATCCGGCACGGTTACCTTGATCTGCTAGCTGATGATCCGGTGGCCTTTCCACGCGCCCGCGCCTTAAGCGAACGAACCTGGGAGTTCAGCCAATTTCTGGTCGAAGGGCTGGGTGCGGTAGATGTGGGTGCGCGCTTCGAGGGCCTAGTGGCTTATCACGACTCCTGCCACCTGGCGCGAGCCCTGGGAGTGACGCGACCGCCACGGGAACTGCTCCGGCACGTCCAGGGTGCTCAGCT
Above is a window of Anaerolineae bacterium DNA encoding:
- a CDS encoding (Fe-S)-binding protein is translated as MRIPSLRRLAEVHTVTLFVTCMVDMLYPEVGEATVSLLESLGLEVTFPEDQTCCGQPAYNAGYREDARTLALRFLDVFEGARVIVTPSGSCAAMIRHGYLDLLADDPVAFPRARALSERTWEFSQFLVEGLGAVDVGARFEGLVAYHDSCHLARALGVTRPPRELLRHVQGAQLVELPGHDECCGFGGLFAVKMPEISSAMLARKLNHIARCGANVIVTSDVSCMTQINGGLRRARMPQRVWHLAHFLAAHRALK